A window from Triplophysa dalaica isolate WHDGS20190420 chromosome 3, ASM1584641v1, whole genome shotgun sequence encodes these proteins:
- the LOC130418444 gene encoding gastrula zinc finger protein XlCGF57.1-like isoform X1 — MIQHLKHKLVFDEEEGSSTADLMEVKETSVCPHCGNGFESEEQLVKHIRIHTGKKPFTCPQCEKHFSSQRRLTAHMKTHNGERPYTCDECGKSFAEKRNLDVHTRIHTGERPYTCDECGKSFRNKIHLDIHKRIHTGERPYKCPQCGKSFTDKRNLDTHIRTHTGERPYICVHCGNSFTQKKCLVVHMRVHTGERPYTCVQCGKSFTEKRNLNTHIRVHTAERPYICVQCGKSFTQKNNLVIHMRSHTGERPYTCSQCGKSFTDKRNLDTHMRIHTGERPYVCVHCVKSFTHKKHVVVHMRTHTGERPYTCVHCGKSFVRKNILDVHMRLHTGERPYTCPQCEKSFTDKRNLDTHIRTHTGERPYKCPQCGKSFTQKVNLDAHMRVHTGERPYLCVHCEKSFTDKRNLNTHMRIHTGERPYTCAQCEKSFTEKKYLDVHIRCHTGERPYTCSQCGKSFTQKFNLDVHMRVHTGERPYVCVHCEKSFTDKRNLDVHMRIHTGERPYMCVHCEKSFRDKGNLNNHMKVHTKERPHTCTEKEKLS, encoded by the coding sequence atctAATGGAAGTGAAAGAAACATCAGTTTGTCCTCATTGTGGAAATGGATTTGAAAGTGAAGAGCAGCTTGTGAAGCACATAAGAATCCACACTGGAAAAAAGCCTTTCACCTGCCCTCAGTgtgaaaaacatttctcaagCCAAAGAAGACTTACTGCTCACATGAAAACTCACAATGGAGAGCGTCCATACACATGTGatgagtgtggaaagagttttgcagaaaaaagaaatcttgATGTCCACacgagaattcacactggagagcgtccatacacatgtgatgagtgtggaaagagtttcagaaaTAAAATCCATCTTGATATCCAcaagagaattcacactggagagcgtccatacaaatgtcctcagtgtggaaagagtttcacagaTAAAAGAAATCTTGATACCCACATTAGAACTCATactggagagcgtccatacATATGTGTGCACTGTGGAaacagtttcacacaaaaaaaatgtcttgttgtccacatgagagttcacactggagagcgacCATAcacgtgtgttcagtgtggaaagagtttcacagaaaaaagaaatcttaATACCCACATTAGAGTTCATACTGCAGAGCGTCCATACatatgtgttcagtgtggaaagagtttcacacaaaaaaacaatcttGTTATCCACATGAGAAGTCATACTGGAGAACGACCATACACCTgttctcagtgtggaaagagtttcacagaTAAAAGAAATCTTGATacccacatgagaattcacactggagagcgtccatacgtgtgtgttcactgtgtaaagagtttcacacacaaaaaacatgttgttgTCCACATGAGGACTCATACTGGAGAGCGACCATACACGTGTGTTCATTGTGGAAAGAGTTTCGTAAGAAAAAACATTCTTGACGTTCACATGAGacttcacactggagagcgtccatacacatgtcctcagtgtgaaaagagtttcacaGATAAAAGAAATCTTGATACCCACATTAGAACTCATACTGGAGAGCGTCCCTACaaatgtcctcagtgtggaaagagtttcacacaaaaagtCAACCTTGATGCccacatgagagttcacactggagagcgtccatacTTGTGTGTTCActgtgaaaagagtttcacaGATAAAAGAAATCTTAATAcccacatgaggattcacactggagagcgtccatacacatgtgctcagtgtgaaaagagtttcacagaaaaaaaatatcttgATGTCCACATAAgatgtcacactggagagcgcccatacacctgttctcagtgtggaaagagtttcacacaaaaattcaaCCTTGATGTccacatgagagttcacactggagagcgtccatacgtgtgtgttcactgtgaaaagagtttcacaGATAAAAGAAATCTTGATGTCCACATGAGAATTCATactggagagcgtccatacATGTGTGTTCACtgtgaaaagagtttcagaGATAAAGGTAATCTTAATAACCACATGAAGGTTCACACTAAAGAACGTCCACACACATgtacagaaaaagaaaagctGTCTTAA
- the LOC130418444 gene encoding gastrula zinc finger protein XlCGF57.1-like isoform X2, whose translation MEVKETSVCPHCGNGFESEEQLVKHIRIHTGKKPFTCPQCEKHFSSQRRLTAHMKTHNGERPYTCDECGKSFAEKRNLDVHTRIHTGERPYTCDECGKSFRNKIHLDIHKRIHTGERPYKCPQCGKSFTDKRNLDTHIRTHTGERPYICVHCGNSFTQKKCLVVHMRVHTGERPYTCVQCGKSFTEKRNLNTHIRVHTAERPYICVQCGKSFTQKNNLVIHMRSHTGERPYTCSQCGKSFTDKRNLDTHMRIHTGERPYVCVHCVKSFTHKKHVVVHMRTHTGERPYTCVHCGKSFVRKNILDVHMRLHTGERPYTCPQCEKSFTDKRNLDTHIRTHTGERPYKCPQCGKSFTQKVNLDAHMRVHTGERPYLCVHCEKSFTDKRNLNTHMRIHTGERPYTCAQCEKSFTEKKYLDVHIRCHTGERPYTCSQCGKSFTQKFNLDVHMRVHTGERPYVCVHCEKSFTDKRNLDVHMRIHTGERPYMCVHCEKSFRDKGNLNNHMKVHTKERPHTCTEKEKLS comes from the coding sequence ATGGAAGTGAAAGAAACATCAGTTTGTCCTCATTGTGGAAATGGATTTGAAAGTGAAGAGCAGCTTGTGAAGCACATAAGAATCCACACTGGAAAAAAGCCTTTCACCTGCCCTCAGTgtgaaaaacatttctcaagCCAAAGAAGACTTACTGCTCACATGAAAACTCACAATGGAGAGCGTCCATACACATGTGatgagtgtggaaagagttttgcagaaaaaagaaatcttgATGTCCACacgagaattcacactggagagcgtccatacacatgtgatgagtgtggaaagagtttcagaaaTAAAATCCATCTTGATATCCAcaagagaattcacactggagagcgtccatacaaatgtcctcagtgtggaaagagtttcacagaTAAAAGAAATCTTGATACCCACATTAGAACTCATactggagagcgtccatacATATGTGTGCACTGTGGAaacagtttcacacaaaaaaaatgtcttgttgtccacatgagagttcacactggagagcgacCATAcacgtgtgttcagtgtggaaagagtttcacagaaaaaagaaatcttaATACCCACATTAGAGTTCATACTGCAGAGCGTCCATACatatgtgttcagtgtggaaagagtttcacacaaaaaaacaatcttGTTATCCACATGAGAAGTCATACTGGAGAACGACCATACACCTgttctcagtgtggaaagagtttcacagaTAAAAGAAATCTTGATacccacatgagaattcacactggagagcgtccatacgtgtgtgttcactgtgtaaagagtttcacacacaaaaaacatgttgttgTCCACATGAGGACTCATACTGGAGAGCGACCATACACGTGTGTTCATTGTGGAAAGAGTTTCGTAAGAAAAAACATTCTTGACGTTCACATGAGacttcacactggagagcgtccatacacatgtcctcagtgtgaaaagagtttcacaGATAAAAGAAATCTTGATACCCACATTAGAACTCATACTGGAGAGCGTCCCTACaaatgtcctcagtgtggaaagagtttcacacaaaaagtCAACCTTGATGCccacatgagagttcacactggagagcgtccatacTTGTGTGTTCActgtgaaaagagtttcacaGATAAAAGAAATCTTAATAcccacatgaggattcacactggagagcgtccatacacatgtgctcagtgtgaaaagagtttcacagaaaaaaaatatcttgATGTCCACATAAgatgtcacactggagagcgcccatacacctgttctcagtgtggaaagagtttcacacaaaaattcaaCCTTGATGTccacatgagagttcacactggagagcgtccatacgtgtgtgttcactgtgaaaagagtttcacaGATAAAAGAAATCTTGATGTCCACATGAGAATTCATactggagagcgtccatacATGTGTGTTCACtgtgaaaagagtttcagaGATAAAGGTAATCTTAATAACCACATGAAGGTTCACACTAAAGAACGTCCACACACATgtacagaaaaagaaaagctGTCTTAA